In a genomic window of Corynebacterium lizhenjunii:
- a CDS encoding nucleosidase has translation MSIPSYQADPDILFVAAVDAEVAGLPEGARRLITGIGTLPAAITLTEYLSTARAQNTLPQRVVNLGTAGGLHDGLDGVFEIERVTKHDFHLQVLSDIERYLLPRTIMLPTSGDHPTHSLATGDMFVSDTATRTRLARDWGLCDMEGYAIAAVCQRFDVPVTLLKQVSDPANESSVGAWDGALSRAARELLEACVRSGFITPTPSTRA, from the coding sequence GTGAGCATACCCAGCTACCAAGCAGACCCGGACATCCTATTCGTCGCCGCCGTAGACGCCGAGGTCGCCGGCCTGCCGGAGGGGGCCAGGCGGCTAATAACAGGCATCGGCACGCTGCCGGCGGCTATAACACTAACGGAATACCTCAGCACCGCCCGCGCGCAGAACACCCTGCCGCAGCGGGTGGTTAACCTGGGCACGGCTGGGGGCCTACACGATGGGCTCGATGGTGTCTTTGAAATCGAGCGCGTGACCAAGCACGACTTTCACCTGCAAGTGCTCTCCGACATCGAACGCTACCTACTACCGCGAACCATCATGTTGCCCACCAGCGGAGACCACCCCACGCATAGCCTGGCCACCGGCGACATGTTTGTCTCCGATACCGCCACGCGCACTCGCCTAGCGCGCGACTGGGGCCTGTGCGATATGGAGGGCTATGCCATTGCCGCCGTATGTCAGCGCTTTGACGTGCCGGTGACACTGCTTAAACAAGTCTCCGACCCCGCCAATGAGTCCTCCGTGGGCGCCTGGGACGGCGCCTTGAGCCGAGCCGCGCGCGAGCTCCTAGAAGCCTGCGTGCGCTCCGGCTTCATCACCCCCACCCCGAGCACCCGCGCTTAG
- a CDS encoding bifunctional proline dehydrogenase/L-glutamate gamma-semialdehyde dehydrogenase, which translates to MTEPAYTRLPESDDMDAIVEAAVERAHKWLAASDGEQDKGTEQLADLLRDEDGVKFTMDFVDRVMRPEDNTVAANALRVVTQEFDPSFLGLINGTLVGLGGFVGPILPNLVMPLARLRMRQMVGHLVLDAESDSLNKLLDKAAESGEHLNLNLLGEAVLGEDEARSRAQRTLDLIKNPRVTYVSVKASSMVAQLNHWDIDGSVERLKERLRPLYEEAVSRSPHVFINLDMEEYHDLHLTIRLFKELLSEPAFKNLEAGIVLQAYLPDTFEALQELAEFGVQRVAEGGAPIKIRIVKGANLSMEHVQGEIHGWPVATYTDKQEVDANYYRLLDFIVREEYADAVRIGVATHNLFTAATAYELANKRGVVRMLDSEMLQGMSPAQQAAVRQVYEGRQILYTPVVHKEDFDVAVSYLVRRLEENSATQNFLYALFAPEEKDALNDNLTPIEQQERVYRRAVERRWETFAGPNRTQDRAAESEAGEGRQAPKTGRFSNEPDTDPALAANRAWGLAALAKDPGHHGIDEVTDPAEVETAVAKAKSLAADWAAKSGDERAQVLETVADKLADNRDRLINVAAYEANKTIDQTDPEISEAIDFATYYAASARLLDEARSVFTPHEVTVVTPPWNFPIAIPVGGMLSALAAGSTVIIKPAPQVVHCAKLAVECIHLALEEHGLDRDLVQLVLTDEGEAGKALISHPDVDAVILTGASDTGALFRSWRPEMNLMAETSGKNAMIITPAADPDLAIADLYHSAFAHSGQKCSASSLVIFVGAAGTSDRLRNQLLDAVKTLKVGPGYDITTTMNGLAEAPGEKLLRGLTTLEPGEKWLLKPEKLNEEGTLWSPGIRDGVKPGSWYHLNECFGPVLGIMHAETLEQAVAWQNSTGYGLTGGIHSLDDAEIEYWIDNVEVGNAYVNRGITGAIVQRQSFGGWKKSVMGPGAKAGGPNYVAQMGTWSEGELKPRNVDIQAATAKKLRGLSERLRDAISEEDIAWLWRAAELDQLAWQEEFGREHDRTGLVSEANIFRYRPLLDKLRIRIGEGYALRDIARQELAAAITGTAVEFSAPAGIAEELSKHGFNVRTLDAEAFARELSRAASSRVRALGAVEDEARLAAVESNSVILDQPVLADGRRELLPYLLEQAVSITMHRFGIIRSVAGIER; encoded by the coding sequence ATGACTGAACCCGCATACACCCGTCTGCCAGAATCCGACGACATGGACGCCATTGTTGAAGCCGCCGTAGAGCGCGCCCACAAGTGGCTCGCCGCCAGCGACGGCGAACAAGACAAAGGCACCGAGCAGCTAGCGGACCTGCTGCGCGACGAAGACGGCGTGAAGTTCACCATGGACTTCGTCGACCGCGTCATGCGCCCCGAAGACAACACCGTGGCCGCCAACGCCCTGCGTGTAGTCACCCAAGAATTTGATCCCTCCTTCCTGGGCCTTATCAACGGCACCCTGGTGGGCCTGGGCGGCTTTGTGGGCCCCATCCTGCCCAACCTGGTCATGCCGCTAGCCCGCCTGCGCATGCGCCAGATGGTGGGACACTTGGTGCTCGACGCGGAATCCGACTCGCTAAACAAACTGCTGGACAAGGCAGCAGAATCCGGCGAGCACCTCAACCTCAACCTGCTGGGCGAGGCCGTGCTGGGCGAAGACGAGGCCCGCTCGCGCGCACAGCGCACCCTGGACCTGATCAAGAACCCGCGCGTGACATATGTGTCCGTGAAGGCCTCCTCCATGGTGGCGCAGCTCAACCACTGGGACATCGACGGCTCCGTGGAGCGCCTGAAGGAGCGCCTGCGCCCGCTGTACGAAGAAGCAGTCTCGCGCTCCCCGCACGTGTTCATCAACCTGGACATGGAGGAATACCACGACCTCCACCTGACCATTCGCCTATTCAAGGAACTGCTGTCCGAACCGGCATTTAAGAACCTGGAAGCTGGCATTGTGCTGCAGGCCTACCTGCCGGATACGTTTGAGGCTTTGCAGGAGCTGGCGGAGTTTGGTGTGCAGCGCGTGGCAGAAGGCGGCGCGCCGATCAAGATCCGTATTGTCAAGGGCGCGAACCTTTCCATGGAGCACGTCCAGGGCGAAATCCACGGCTGGCCGGTGGCCACCTACACCGACAAGCAAGAAGTAGACGCCAACTACTACCGCCTGCTGGACTTCATTGTGCGCGAGGAGTACGCCGACGCCGTGCGCATTGGTGTAGCCACCCACAACCTGTTTACCGCCGCCACCGCCTACGAGCTGGCTAATAAGCGCGGCGTGGTGCGCATGCTGGACTCGGAGATGCTCCAGGGCATGTCGCCGGCCCAGCAGGCAGCCGTGCGCCAGGTCTACGAGGGCCGCCAGATCCTCTACACCCCCGTGGTGCACAAGGAAGACTTTGACGTGGCTGTGTCCTACCTGGTGCGCCGCCTGGAGGAGAACTCGGCGACGCAGAACTTCCTCTACGCGCTGTTTGCGCCGGAGGAAAAGGACGCGCTGAACGACAATCTGACCCCGATTGAGCAGCAGGAGCGCGTCTACCGCCGGGCGGTGGAGCGCCGCTGGGAGACCTTCGCTGGCCCCAACCGCACCCAGGACCGCGCCGCTGAGTCTGAAGCCGGCGAAGGCCGCCAGGCGCCGAAGACCGGGCGTTTTAGCAACGAGCCGGATACCGACCCGGCGCTGGCCGCCAACCGCGCCTGGGGCCTGGCTGCACTGGCTAAGGACCCGGGCCACCACGGCATCGACGAGGTCACCGACCCGGCCGAGGTAGAAACCGCCGTGGCCAAGGCCAAGTCCCTGGCCGCCGACTGGGCCGCCAAGTCCGGTGACGAGCGCGCCCAGGTGCTCGAGACCGTGGCCGACAAGCTGGCAGATAACCGCGACCGCCTGATCAACGTCGCCGCCTATGAGGCGAATAAGACCATTGACCAGACCGACCCGGAAATCTCCGAGGCCATCGACTTTGCCACCTACTACGCAGCCTCCGCCCGCCTGCTGGATGAAGCCCGCTCCGTGTTCACCCCGCACGAGGTCACCGTGGTGACCCCGCCGTGGAACTTCCCCATCGCCATCCCGGTCGGCGGCATGCTCTCCGCTTTGGCGGCTGGCTCCACCGTGATTATCAAGCCCGCCCCGCAGGTGGTGCACTGCGCCAAGCTGGCTGTAGAGTGCATCCATCTTGCCCTGGAGGAGCACGGCCTGGACCGCGACCTGGTGCAGCTGGTGCTTACCGATGAAGGCGAAGCCGGCAAGGCCCTGATCTCCCACCCGGATGTCGATGCCGTGATCCTCACGGGTGCTTCCGACACCGGCGCGCTGTTCCGCTCCTGGCGTCCGGAGATGAACCTCATGGCGGAGACCTCCGGTAAGAACGCCATGATCATCACTCCGGCCGCTGACCCGGACCTGGCCATTGCGGACCTGTACCACTCCGCCTTTGCTCACTCCGGCCAGAAGTGTTCTGCGTCCTCCCTGGTCATCTTCGTGGGTGCGGCTGGCACCTCTGACCGTTTGCGCAATCAGCTTCTCGATGCCGTCAAGACCCTCAAGGTTGGCCCCGGCTACGACATCACCACCACCATGAACGGCCTGGCAGAGGCCCCTGGCGAGAAGCTGCTGCGCGGCCTGACCACCCTGGAGCCGGGCGAGAAGTGGCTGCTCAAGCCGGAAAAGCTCAACGAGGAGGGCACCCTGTGGTCCCCGGGCATCCGCGATGGTGTCAAGCCCGGCTCCTGGTACCACCTCAACGAGTGCTTCGGCCCCGTGCTGGGCATCATGCACGCCGAGACCCTGGAGCAGGCCGTGGCCTGGCAAAACTCCACCGGTTACGGCCTGACCGGCGGCATCCACTCCCTCGACGACGCTGAGATCGAGTACTGGATCGACAACGTGGAGGTGGGCAACGCCTACGTCAACCGCGGTATCACCGGCGCGATTGTGCAGCGCCAGTCCTTCGGCGGCTGGAAGAAGTCCGTCATGGGCCCGGGCGCCAAGGCCGGCGGGCCTAACTACGTGGCCCAGATGGGCACGTGGTCTGAAGGCGAGCTCAAGCCGCGCAACGTTGACATCCAGGCTGCCACGGCCAAGAAGCTGCGGGGTCTGAGTGAGCGCCTGCGCGATGCCATCAGCGAAGAGGACATCGCCTGGCTGTGGCGCGCCGCTGAGCTAGACCAGCTGGCCTGGCAGGAAGAGTTCGGCCGCGAGCATGACCGCACCGGCCTGGTCTCCGAGGCCAACATCTTCCGCTACCGCCCGCTGCTGGACAAGCTGCGCATCCGCATCGGCGAAGGCTACGCCCTGCGCGACATCGCCCGCCAGGAACTGGCCGCCGCCATTACCGGCACCGCAGTGGAGTTCTCCGCCCCGGCTGGCATCGCTGAAGAGCTGAGCAAGCACGGCTTTAACGTCCGCACCCTGGACGCGGAGGCTTTTGCCCGCGAGCTCTCCCGCGCGGCTTCCTCGCGCGTGCGCGCCCTGGGTGCCGTTGAAGACGAAGCCCGCCTGGCTGCCGTGGAGTCCAACTCCGTCATCCTGGACCAGCCCGTGCTTGCCGATGGCCGCCGCGAACTGCTGCCCTACCTGCTAGAGCAGGCAGTGTCCATCACCATGCACCGCTTCGGCATCATTCGCTCCGTCGCCGGCATCGAGCGCTAA
- a CDS encoding sulfate adenylyltransferase subunit 1, translated as MTTAHIGALKERETLRLCTAGSVDDGKSTFVGRLLYDTKSVLADQVESMERSSTDRGFDGMDLSLLVDGLRAEREQGITIDVAYRYFATDKRTFILADTPGHVQYTRNTVTGMSTSQVVVLLIDARHGVVEQTRRHLNVAALLGVRHVILAVNKIDLVNYQESVFREIEAEFQRIATRLEITDTTVVPISALKGDNVVERSTNMEWYTGPTVLEVLETTPVSGGRAEDLDFRFPVQYVIREHASDYRGYAGRVKAGRVAVGDTVTLPGGRTSTVEHIDTSDGELADAPATVGDSIVLRLADDIDLARGDLIAGSDRPAESREFAATAVVLTEKDLVPGAVLTLRYGSAQVKARITSVDRILDLDGVADTLAPEKATLNEIAHVTIQTQLELPVEDYAARGAVGNFLLIDPGTGNTLAAGFVGQRLR; from the coding sequence ATGACTACCGCACACATTGGCGCCTTGAAGGAGCGCGAGACTCTCCGCCTGTGCACGGCGGGCTCTGTTGATGACGGCAAGTCCACCTTCGTGGGCCGCCTGCTCTACGACACCAAGTCGGTGCTGGCGGACCAGGTGGAGTCGATGGAGCGTTCCTCGACGGACCGCGGTTTCGACGGCATGGACTTGTCGCTGCTGGTGGATGGCTTGCGCGCGGAGCGCGAGCAGGGAATCACCATCGACGTTGCGTACCGCTACTTCGCCACTGACAAGCGCACGTTCATTCTTGCTGATACTCCCGGCCACGTCCAGTACACCCGCAACACCGTGACAGGCATGTCTACCTCCCAGGTGGTGGTGCTGCTTATCGATGCCCGCCACGGCGTTGTCGAGCAAACCCGCCGGCACTTGAACGTTGCGGCACTGCTGGGCGTGCGCCACGTGATTTTGGCGGTAAACAAGATTGACCTGGTCAATTACCAGGAGTCGGTCTTCCGCGAGATTGAGGCGGAGTTCCAGCGTATTGCCACCCGCCTGGAGATCACTGATACCACGGTGGTGCCCATCTCCGCGCTCAAGGGCGATAACGTGGTGGAGCGTTCCACCAATATGGAGTGGTACACCGGCCCCACGGTACTGGAGGTCCTGGAAACCACGCCGGTGAGCGGCGGCCGCGCGGAGGACCTGGACTTCCGTTTCCCGGTGCAGTACGTTATCCGCGAGCACGCCTCTGACTATCGCGGGTACGCCGGCCGCGTGAAGGCCGGCCGGGTGGCGGTGGGCGATACCGTCACCTTGCCCGGCGGGCGCACCTCCACCGTGGAGCACATTGATACCTCTGATGGTGAGCTTGCCGATGCCCCCGCTACCGTCGGTGACTCCATCGTCTTGCGCTTGGCAGATGACATTGACTTGGCGCGCGGCGACCTGATTGCCGGTAGCGACCGCCCGGCCGAAAGCCGCGAGTTCGCCGCCACTGCGGTAGTACTTACGGAAAAGGACTTGGTCCCGGGCGCGGTGTTGACGCTGCGCTATGGTTCCGCGCAGGTCAAGGCGCGTATTACTAGCGTGGACCGCATCCTCGACTTGGACGGCGTGGCGGATACGCTGGCGCCGGAGAAGGCCACGCTCAATGAGATCGCCCACGTGACTATCCAAACCCAGCTGGAACTTCCCGTCGAGGACTACGCCGCCCGCGGCGCGGTGGGTAATTTCTTGCTCATCGATCCGGGCACGGGCAACACCCTGGCGGCGGGCTTTGTGGGCCAGCGCCTGCGCTAA
- the cysD gene encoding sulfate adenylyltransferase subunit CysD, protein MTFSPHLKDLENESIHILREVAGQFDKVGLLFSGGKDSVVVFELARRAFAPATVPFELIHVDTGHNFPEVIEFRDRLVRNSGARLHVAHVQDWIDRGALQERPDGTRNPLQSVPLVETIAERGYDAVLGGARRDEERARAKERIFSIRDSFGGWDPRRQRPELWDLYNGNKMAGENVRVFPISNWTESDIWEYIGARKLELPSIYYSHQREVFNRGGMWLAAGQWGGPREDEELEVKTVRYRTVGDMSCTGAVESTARTPDEVLAEISISTLSERGATRADDKLSESAMEDRKKEGYF, encoded by the coding sequence ATGACTTTCTCCCCACACCTGAAGGACTTAGAAAATGAGTCCATTCACATTCTGCGCGAAGTAGCCGGCCAATTCGATAAGGTAGGCCTACTGTTTTCCGGCGGCAAGGACTCCGTTGTCGTCTTCGAGCTGGCCCGGCGGGCGTTCGCCCCGGCCACCGTGCCTTTTGAACTCATCCACGTTGATACCGGGCACAACTTCCCGGAGGTAATCGAATTCCGCGACCGCCTGGTGCGTAACTCCGGCGCCCGCCTGCACGTGGCCCACGTCCAGGACTGGATCGACCGCGGCGCGCTACAAGAACGCCCCGATGGCACCCGCAACCCGCTGCAGTCCGTGCCGCTGGTAGAGACCATCGCCGAGCGCGGTTATGACGCAGTACTCGGCGGCGCCCGCCGCGACGAGGAGCGCGCCCGCGCCAAGGAGCGCATCTTCTCCATCCGCGACTCCTTTGGCGGCTGGGACCCGCGCCGCCAGCGCCCGGAGCTGTGGGATCTCTACAACGGCAACAAGATGGCCGGCGAGAACGTGCGCGTGTTCCCCATCTCCAACTGGACGGAATCCGATATTTGGGAATACATCGGCGCGCGCAAGCTGGAGCTTCCTTCCATTTACTATTCGCACCAGCGCGAGGTGTTCAACCGCGGCGGCATGTGGCTGGCCGCGGGGCAGTGGGGCGGGCCCCGCGAGGATGAAGAGCTGGAGGTCAAGACGGTGCGCTACCGCACGGTGGGCGATATGAGCTGCACCGGCGCCGTGGAGTCCACCGCGCGCACCCCGGATGAGGTCCTCGCGGAAATCTCTATCTCCACCTTGTCGGAGCGTGGCGCTACCCGCGCTGATGACAAGCTCTCTGAGTCCGCCATGGAAGACCGCAAGAAGGAAGGCTACTTCTGA
- a CDS encoding methylenetetrahydrofolate--tRNA-(uracil-5-)-methyltransferase has translation MRNPQRIAIIGEGPAALSAAENLLRAGMCVDLISARTAPFGLLRRFAGLSGVLAEAVAGAADGPAHCAAGMVPRLRLIGNVRVGSGPDADITHRELHQLASRGDRELIILELKARGVAVTTWEGLCAPAQLADAPEDWATVISRAQLAPVCF, from the coding sequence ATGCGTAATCCGCAGCGCATAGCCATCATCGGCGAAGGTCCCGCGGCGTTGTCTGCCGCTGAGAATCTACTCCGCGCCGGCATGTGCGTAGACCTCATCTCCGCCCGGACTGCACCGTTCGGTCTACTTCGCCGTTTTGCGGGGCTGTCTGGGGTGCTCGCGGAGGCCGTGGCGGGGGCAGCGGACGGTCCTGCCCACTGCGCCGCAGGCATGGTCCCCCGCCTGCGCCTGATTGGCAACGTCCGCGTGGGCTCCGGCCCGGACGCAGACATCACCCACCGCGAGCTGCACCAGCTGGCCAGCCGCGGCGACCGCGAGCTCATCATCCTCGAGCTCAAGGCCCGCGGCGTTGCTGTGACCACCTGGGAGGGCCTGTGCGCCCCCGCACAGCTTGCCGATGCCCCCGAAGACTGGGCAACCGTCATCTCCCGCGCCCAGCTGGCACCGGTGTGCTTCTAA
- a CDS encoding HNH endonuclease signature motif containing protein, with protein sequence MNSNTTIDAFLAGLGPAMDYLRLAAGLSAAELEARGVSPKTAADIERLCTMYFGQTTFTRRQRRAIAGALAHGHGLAELVLIEDEVAKVAAKLGQAKRWELREKLCRTPSSEIESASRTIRRPWRTKPKPPDDKITIRRHANGKATVSLTGPDAQVTEFAACLNPEDPAGSLREVLDGNAAIPRILYLPLITFRVEDYCELLGRLKAAGDNPTDADIVVRASNGVRLTGADLAERLITDRGLIAAVSREHGPVDLYRFQRFASAKQRAMLAAESPECSWLGCTVPFDKCQIHHLHAWADGGDTNVSNMTPLCPHHNGANEDNPPGGIPQHRGRMDRLGGQIAWLPPGGGDPVFTSPTT encoded by the coding sequence ATGAACAGCAATACAACCATTGACGCCTTCCTTGCAGGCCTAGGCCCTGCCATGGACTACCTCAGACTCGCAGCCGGGCTTAGCGCTGCCGAGCTAGAGGCACGCGGGGTATCACCTAAGACGGCTGCCGACATAGAACGCCTTTGCACGATGTATTTCGGGCAAACCACTTTTACCCGCCGGCAACGCCGGGCCATAGCCGGAGCACTCGCCCACGGCCACGGACTAGCCGAATTAGTACTCATTGAAGACGAAGTCGCCAAAGTCGCCGCCAAACTAGGCCAAGCTAAGCGCTGGGAGCTGCGCGAAAAACTTTGCCGCACCCCTTCCAGTGAGATTGAATCCGCCTCACGGACAATCCGCAGGCCCTGGCGCACTAAGCCAAAACCACCAGACGACAAGATCACCATTAGGCGCCACGCTAATGGCAAAGCCACCGTCTCGCTTACCGGCCCGGATGCACAAGTCACCGAGTTTGCTGCCTGCCTCAACCCAGAAGACCCTGCAGGCAGCCTGCGCGAAGTATTGGACGGCAACGCCGCAATCCCGCGGATACTGTACCTGCCGCTGATTACCTTCCGCGTGGAGGACTACTGTGAGCTGCTCGGCCGGCTCAAAGCGGCCGGGGATAACCCCACCGATGCCGATATTGTGGTGCGCGCCAGCAACGGAGTGCGGCTTACCGGCGCAGACCTAGCCGAGCGGTTGATTACTGACCGGGGGCTTATTGCTGCGGTAAGCCGGGAGCACGGGCCAGTGGACTTATACCGCTTCCAACGCTTTGCTAGTGCCAAGCAGCGTGCGATGTTAGCTGCCGAAAGCCCGGAGTGCTCCTGGTTAGGATGCACGGTGCCTTTTGATAAGTGCCAGATCCACCACCTGCACGCTTGGGCAGATGGCGGGGACACCAACGTGTCTAACATGACCCCGCTGTGCCCGCATCACAACGGAGCTAATGAGGACAATCCGCCCGGTGGTATCCCGCAGCACCGCGGGCGCATGGACCGCCTAGGTGGCCAGATTGCTTGGCTGCCACCCGGCGGCGGAGACCCGGTATTTACCAGCCCCACCACCTAA
- a CDS encoding phosphoadenylyl-sulfate reductase produces the protein MTEPLNLLGAGKHYRDPAISPEGTRDTAPLPAETAARNAQLVEDWAQRLYDASAEDIIAWAAEHAPGRLAVTMSMENTVLAELSHRAGLDADLLFIDTGFHFPETLETADAVAARYPDLSLVRVLPLLSPEEQDQVYGPRLYATDTAAYNRMRKVEPLNMAMDPYVGWVTGLRRADSAHRATAPALSLDRTGRLKISPLITWDLDQTDRYIAEHDLIIHPLTLQGYRSIGCAPLTFPVGDGEDARAGRVFADGKTECGLHE, from the coding sequence ATGACGGAACCACTGAATCTGCTTGGCGCTGGCAAGCACTACCGCGACCCGGCCATAAGCCCGGAGGGCACCCGGGACACCGCGCCGCTGCCGGCGGAGACCGCTGCGCGCAACGCCCAGCTGGTCGAGGACTGGGCGCAGCGCCTTTATGACGCCAGCGCCGAGGACATCATCGCCTGGGCCGCCGAGCACGCGCCCGGCCGTCTGGCCGTGACCATGTCCATGGAAAACACCGTGCTGGCGGAGCTGTCCCACCGCGCGGGACTAGACGCTGACCTGCTGTTTATTGACACGGGCTTCCACTTTCCAGAAACGCTCGAGACTGCCGATGCCGTCGCCGCTCGCTACCCAGACCTGTCCCTGGTGCGCGTCCTGCCGCTGCTTAGCCCCGAAGAACAAGACCAGGTCTATGGCCCGCGGCTTTATGCCACTGACACCGCCGCGTATAACCGCATGCGCAAGGTCGAACCGCTGAATATGGCTATGGACCCTTACGTCGGTTGGGTCACCGGCCTGCGCAGGGCGGACTCCGCCCACCGCGCCACCGCACCGGCGCTAAGCCTGGACCGCACTGGTCGGCTGAAGATTTCTCCGCTGATCACCTGGGACTTAGACCAGACAGACCGCTACATTGCGGAACATGATCTGATTATTCACCCCCTGACCCTGCAGGGCTACCGCTCTATCGGCTGCGCCCCACTGACTTTCCCAGTGGGCGATGGAGAAGACGCCCGCGCCGGCCGCGTTTTTGCCGACGGCAAAACCGAGTGCGGACTACACGAATAG
- a CDS encoding AI-2E family transporter: MISNTPKTANANRKEAVAQESRTNSADFQRKSRASLNQPIVAQDKEGIGSGVAGSVNRDHKSAILAQDSRTMATVAARFILIVVALGIAGYLLRFIWTGLLPVLLALLMTTALYPVTAWIRTRLRFPAALAAVSTLLVFFGVIGGIFTAMAPTVRRQGAELISQAEGGIAQLGGMLDQLPIDIEGDQVQNALQDLTNVVKGQASNIATGVMTGVSTASSIIVCVVIMFFLSFFFIKEGERFLPWLRKYTGATAGWHITELCNRIWKTLSGFIQAQAAVAMVDAVFIGLGLWVLQVPLAFVIAVITFFGGFIPIIGAVVAGALAVIIALVSKGLTTALLALLVVIAVQQLESNVLQPILQSKAMGLHATVVLLSVTVGSALAGIIGAFLAVPVAATISVVLRYGALTTALRAGEVDPYTAEIITGAPKASRRDRKADKESDFADEAARTLREGATDVAELDPNSPRGKIRELYIAMSPKHWQAPEPPAESADAGPADAAAAAAGPAGAGSAGPAGAAGAEGSDAAR, encoded by the coding sequence GTGATTTCGAATACGCCTAAAACCGCGAACGCGAACCGCAAAGAAGCGGTAGCGCAAGAGTCGCGTACCAACTCCGCGGACTTCCAACGCAAGTCCCGCGCCAGCCTCAACCAGCCGATTGTCGCGCAGGATAAGGAAGGCATTGGCTCCGGTGTCGCCGGCTCCGTCAACCGCGACCACAAGTCCGCCATCCTCGCCCAAGACTCGCGCACCATGGCCACAGTCGCGGCACGCTTCATCCTCATCGTCGTTGCCCTCGGCATCGCCGGCTACCTGCTGCGCTTCATCTGGACCGGCCTGCTGCCCGTCCTCCTTGCCCTGCTAATGACCACCGCCCTCTACCCCGTCACCGCCTGGATCCGCACCCGCCTGCGCTTCCCCGCCGCACTGGCCGCGGTAAGCACCCTGCTGGTGTTCTTCGGCGTCATCGGCGGCATCTTTACCGCCATGGCCCCTACCGTGCGCCGACAGGGAGCAGAACTGATAAGCCAGGCCGAAGGGGGCATCGCCCAGCTAGGCGGCATGCTGGACCAACTGCCCATCGACATCGAGGGCGACCAGGTCCAAAACGCCCTGCAGGACCTGACCAATGTGGTTAAGGGCCAGGCCTCCAACATCGCCACCGGCGTGATGACGGGCGTTTCCACCGCGTCGTCCATCATCGTGTGCGTGGTCATCATGTTCTTCCTGTCCTTCTTCTTTATCAAGGAAGGCGAACGCTTCCTGCCGTGGCTGCGCAAGTACACCGGCGCGACGGCTGGCTGGCACATCACCGAGCTGTGCAACCGCATTTGGAAGACCCTGTCCGGCTTCATTCAAGCGCAAGCGGCGGTGGCTATGGTCGACGCCGTGTTTATTGGTCTAGGCCTGTGGGTGCTGCAGGTGCCGCTGGCGTTTGTGATTGCGGTGATTACTTTCTTTGGCGGCTTCATCCCGATTATCGGTGCGGTGGTTGCCGGCGCACTGGCCGTGATTATCGCCTTGGTTTCCAAGGGGCTGACTACCGCGCTGCTGGCGTTGCTGGTGGTCATCGCCGTGCAGCAGCTGGAAAGCAACGTGCTGCAGCCGATATTGCAGTCCAAGGCCATGGGCCTGCACGCCACCGTGGTGCTGCTGTCTGTGACCGTGGGTTCGGCGCTGGCGGGCATTATTGGCGCGTTCCTGGCTGTGCCGGTGGCGGCGACCATTAGCGTGGTACTGCGCTACGGTGCGCTGACTACGGCCCTGCGCGCCGGCGAAGTGGACCCCTACACCGCGGAGATTATTACCGGCGCCCCCAAGGCCAGCCGCCGGGACCGCAAGGCTGATAAGGAATCCGACTTTGCCGATGAAGCCGCCCGCACCCTCCGCGAAGGCGCCACCGACGTTGCGGAGCTGGACCCCAACTCCCCGCGCGGCAAGATTCGCGAGCTCTACATCGCCATGTCCCCGAAGCACTGGCAGGCCCCTGAGCCTCCTGCAGAGTCTGCCGATGCCGGGCCTGCCGATGCCGCCGCAGCCGCCGCCGGGCCTGCTGGTGCCGGGTCCGCCGGGCCTGCTGGTGCCGCCGGTGCCGAGGGATCCGACGCTGCCCGCTAA